In Nomascus leucogenys isolate Asia chromosome 8, Asia_NLE_v1, whole genome shotgun sequence, a single genomic region encodes these proteins:
- the ARF3 gene encoding ADP-ribosylation factor 3 yields the protein MGNIFGNLLKSLIGKKEMRILMVGLDAAGKTTILYKLKLGEIVTTIPTIGFNVETVEYKNISFTVWDVGGQDKIRPLWRHYFQNTQGLIFVVDSNDRERVNEAREELMRMLAEDELRDAVLLVFANKQDLPNAMNAAEITDKLGLHSLRHRNWYIQATCATSGDGLYEGLDWLANQLKNKK from the exons ATGGGCAATATCTTTGGAAACCTTCTCAAGAGCCTGATTGGGAAGAAGGAGATGCGCATCCTGATGGTGGGCCTGGATGCCGCAGGAAAGACCACCATCCTATACAAGCTGAAACTGGGGGAGATCGTCACCACCATCCCTACCATTG GGTTCAATGTGGAGACAGTGGAGTATAAGAACATCAGCTTCACAGTGTGGGATGTGGGTGGCCAGGACAAGATTCGACCCCTCTGGAGACACTACTTCCAGAACACCCAAG GGTTGATATTTGTGGTCGACAGCAATGATCGGGAGCGAGTAAATGAGGCCCGGGAAGAGCTGATGAGAATGCTGGCGGAGGACGAGCTCCGGGATGCTGTACTCCTTGTCTTTGCAAACAAACAG GATCTGCCTAATGCTATGAACGCTGCTGAGATCACAGACAAGCTGGGCCTGCATTCCCTTCGTCACCGTAACTGGTACATTCAGGCCACCTGTGCCACCAGCGGGGACGGGCTGTACGAAGGCCTGGACTGGCTGGCCAATCAGCTCAAAAACAAGAAGTGA
- the FKBP11 gene encoding peptidyl-prolyl cis-trans isomerase FKBP11 isoform X1, giving the protein MTLRPSLLPLHLLLLLLLSAAVCRAEAGLETESPVRTLQVETLVEPPEPCAEPAAFGDTLHIHYTGSLVDGRIIDTSLTRDPLVIELGQKQVIPGLEQSLLDMCVGEKRRAIIPSHLAYGKRGFPPSVPDSEPWIKCRESNPLHPSASPADAVVQYDVELIALIRANYWLKLVKGILPLVGMAMVPALLGLIGYHLYRKANRPKVSKKKLKEEKRNKSKKK; this is encoded by the exons ATGACCCTGCGCCCCTCACTCCTCCCGCtccatctgctgctgctgctgctgctcagtGCGGCGGTGTGCCGGGCTGAGGCTGGGCTCGAAACCGAAAGTCCCGTCCGGACCCTCCAAGTGGAGACCCTG GTGGAGCCCCCAGAACCATGTGCCGAGCCCGCTGCTTTCGGAGACACGCTTCACATACACTACACG GGAAGCTTGGTAGATGGACGTATTATTGACACCTCCCTGACCAGAGACCCTCTGGTTATAGAACTTGGCCAAAAGCAGGTGATTCCAG GTCTGGAGCAGAGTCTTCTAGACATGTGTGTGGG AGAGAAGCGAAGGGCAATCATTCCTTCTCACTTGGCCTATGGAAAACGGGGATTTCCACCATCTGTCCCAG ATTCTGAGCCCTGGATAAAATGCAGAGAGTCTAACCCTCTCCACCCCTCTGCCTCTCCAGCGGATGCAGTGGTGCAGTATGACGTGGAGCTGATTGCACTAATCCGAGCCAACTACTGGCTAAAGCTGGTGAAGGGTATTTTGCCTCTGGTAGGGATGGCCATGGTGCCAGCCCTCCTGGGCCTCATTGGGTATCACCTATACAGAAAGGCCAATAGACCCAAAGTCTCCAAAAAGAAGCTCAAGGAAGAGAAACgaaacaagagcaaaaagaaataa
- the FKBP11 gene encoding peptidyl-prolyl cis-trans isomerase FKBP11 isoform X2 codes for MTLRPSLLPLHLLLLLLLSAAVCRAEAGLETESPVRTLQVETLVEPPEPCAEPAAFGDTLHIHYTGSLVDGRIIDTSLTRDPLVIELGQKQVIPGLEQSLLDMCVGEKRRAIIPSHLAYGKRGFPPSVPADAVVQYDVELIALIRANYWLKLVKGILPLVGMAMVPALLGLIGYHLYRKANRPKVSKKKLKEEKRNKSKKK; via the exons ATGACCCTGCGCCCCTCACTCCTCCCGCtccatctgctgctgctgctgctgctcagtGCGGCGGTGTGCCGGGCTGAGGCTGGGCTCGAAACCGAAAGTCCCGTCCGGACCCTCCAAGTGGAGACCCTG GTGGAGCCCCCAGAACCATGTGCCGAGCCCGCTGCTTTCGGAGACACGCTTCACATACACTACACG GGAAGCTTGGTAGATGGACGTATTATTGACACCTCCCTGACCAGAGACCCTCTGGTTATAGAACTTGGCCAAAAGCAGGTGATTCCAG GTCTGGAGCAGAGTCTTCTAGACATGTGTGTGGG AGAGAAGCGAAGGGCAATCATTCCTTCTCACTTGGCCTATGGAAAACGGGGATTTCCACCATCTGTCCCAG CGGATGCAGTGGTGCAGTATGACGTGGAGCTGATTGCACTAATCCGAGCCAACTACTGGCTAAAGCTGGTGAAGGGTATTTTGCCTCTGGTAGGGATGGCCATGGTGCCAGCCCTCCTGGGCCTCATTGGGTATCACCTATACAGAAAGGCCAATAGACCCAAAGTCTCCAAAAAGAAGCTCAAGGAAGAGAAACgaaacaagagcaaaaagaaataa
- the FKBP11 gene encoding peptidyl-prolyl cis-trans isomerase FKBP11 isoform X3 — translation MCVGEKRRAIIPSHLAYGKRGFPPSVPADAVVQYDVELIALIRANYWLKLVKGILPLVGMAMVPALLGLIGYHLYRKANRPKVSKKKLKEEKRNKSKKK, via the exons ATGTGTGTGGG AGAGAAGCGAAGGGCAATCATTCCTTCTCACTTGGCCTATGGAAAACGGGGATTTCCACCATCTGTCCCAG CGGATGCAGTGGTGCAGTATGACGTGGAGCTGATTGCACTAATCCGAGCCAACTACTGGCTAAAGCTGGTGAAGGGTATTTTGCCTCTGGTAGGGATGGCCATGGTGCCAGCCCTCCTGGGCCTCATTGGGTATCACCTATACAGAAAGGCCAATAGACCCAAAGTCTCCAAAAAGAAGCTCAAGGAAGAGAAACgaaacaagagcaaaaagaaataa